The following proteins are encoded in a genomic region of Kiritimatiellia bacterium:
- a CDS encoding O-acetyl-ADP-ribose deacetylase, with protein sequence MNLEVWRRIEIVQGDITRQSVDAIVNAANPSLLGGGGVDGAIHRAAGPELLEECRRLGGCPTGEARLTRGYGLPARFVIHTPGPVWSGGHHGEPELLAACYTNSLALASRHGLRTVAFPCISTGMYGYPIRSAAEVALSTVTDYLRDHAEIERVVHVCFSAGDLELYRQARDHLA encoded by the coding sequence ATGAACCTTGAGGTGTGGAGGAGAATAGAGATTGTTCAGGGCGACATCACCCGGCAGTCCGTGGATGCCATTGTCAACGCGGCCAACCCCAGCTTGCTGGGTGGCGGAGGGGTGGACGGCGCAATTCATCGCGCGGCAGGACCCGAATTGCTGGAGGAGTGCCGGCGGTTGGGCGGATGCCCGACCGGTGAGGCCCGCCTCACCCGGGGCTACGGATTGCCGGCCCGCTTCGTCATTCACACTCCGGGGCCGGTCTGGTCGGGCGGACATCACGGGGAACCGGAACTGTTGGCCGCTTGTTATACAAACTCCTTGGCCCTGGCGTCGCGCCACGGCTTGCGCACCGTGGCCTTCCCGTGCATAAGCACCGGAATGTACGGTTATCCCATTCGAAGCGCGGCCGAAGTCGCTCTTTCCACGGTGACCGATTACCTGCGCGACCATGCGGAAATAGAGAGGGTCGTGCACGTATGCTTTTCAGCAGGCGACCTTGAGCTGTACCGGCAGGCGCGCGATCACCTCGCCTGA
- a CDS encoding integron integrase, producing the protein MTLRERHGLFIQQLRKQERPDWQCDQAERALRLFLHNFKEEKDWTVRSAGLVAIGKDGRAALADVRQALRTQLRIKHYSFRTEQTYIDWVERFFEYLSDVEKYVPGLGMVTPQAVKDFLAWLALRRNVSASTQNQAFSALLFMCREVLNIELSSMEEGVRAKRGRRLPVVLSVKEMRCLLQAMQGTARLMAEVIYGGGLRVMECCRLRIKDLDFENSLVFVRAGKGDKDRSTLMADSVKAALRAHLAHARQLFDSDRLSQIGPVYMPDALATKYPNAGREWSWFWVFPSPTLSTDPRAGVVRRHHISDVAIQKAVREAALRTGIPKPLSVHTLRHSFATHLLLAGVDLRQIQEYLGHTNVETTMIYTHVVKDFRAPAQSPLDALMDNDNPARRGAETGDQAR; encoded by the coding sequence TTCACAACTTCAAAGAAGAAAAGGATTGGACTGTCCGAAGCGCCGGGTTGGTCGCGATCGGCAAGGATGGCCGCGCGGCCCTCGCCGACGTACGGCAGGCCTTGCGTACACAGTTGCGCATCAAGCATTACTCCTTTCGCACGGAACAAACCTACATCGACTGGGTGGAGCGCTTTTTCGAGTACTTGTCCGACGTGGAGAAATACGTGCCGGGGCTGGGGATGGTGACACCGCAAGCCGTAAAGGACTTCCTGGCATGGCTGGCGCTACGAAGAAACGTTTCGGCATCCACCCAGAACCAGGCGTTCAGCGCGCTCTTGTTCATGTGCCGCGAAGTCCTGAACATAGAGCTCTCGTCCATGGAAGAAGGCGTGCGCGCCAAGCGCGGTCGCAGGCTGCCGGTGGTGCTTTCCGTAAAGGAAATGCGATGCCTGCTCCAGGCCATGCAAGGCACAGCGCGCTTGATGGCGGAGGTGATATACGGGGGAGGCCTGCGAGTCATGGAATGCTGCCGGCTGCGCATCAAGGACCTCGATTTCGAGAATTCGCTCGTTTTTGTTCGAGCCGGAAAGGGGGACAAGGATCGTTCAACGCTGATGGCCGATTCGGTCAAGGCGGCCCTGCGCGCGCACCTGGCCCATGCCCGCCAACTATTCGACAGCGACCGCCTGTCCCAGATCGGCCCGGTATACATGCCGGACGCGCTGGCCACCAAGTATCCCAATGCCGGCCGCGAATGGAGTTGGTTCTGGGTTTTCCCCAGTCCGACGCTGTCGACGGATCCGCGGGCCGGCGTGGTGCGAAGGCATCATATCAGCGACGTGGCCATTCAGAAGGCCGTCAGGGAAGCGGCCCTCCGGACCGGGATCCCAAAGCCTTTGTCCGTCCATACGCTGCGACACAGTTTCGCCACTCATCTTCTGCTGGCCGGCGTAGACCTGCGACAAATCCAGGAATACCTCGGGCACACGAATGTCGAAACGACCATGATTTACACCCATGTGGTAAAGGATTTCCGCGCCCCCGCCCAAAGCCCGCTGGACGCCCTGATGGACAACGACAACCCGGCGCGCCGCGGTGCCGAGACGGGAGATCAGGCGAGGTGA